The Cyclobacterium amurskyense genome contains the following window.
CATTGTCTCTTAAAAGTTGGTTATTTCCTGCATTTGGGTGAACCCGATTGGAAAGAAAAATATAAATTAACTGTTGTTCCGGATCTGCCCAAGCAGCAGTTCCTGTAAATCCTGTGTGTCCAAAAGTGCTTGGAGAGGCAAGATTACCTGTTGGTCCTTTGTCCTTTTTAGGATCGGGCTTGTCCCATCCCAAGCCTCTTCTGCTCTGAAAGGACTGCTTGCTGGTAAATTTTTCTATGGTGGCCTGATCTATAGGTTCCTCCAATCCGTATTTCCCATTTTGCAGCATCATCTGCATCATTTTAGCCAGATCATTGGCATTACCAAATAGACCGGCATGACCCGCTACTCCTCCATAAAGTGCGGCTCCGGGGTCATGTACATAGCCCTGAACCAGGGTTTTTCTGAACAAGTTGTCTAATTCTGTAGGTGCTATCTGATCAGACTTAAACCTTTTTAAGGGAAGATAGCCAAATTGGTACATGCCTAATGGAGCATAAAATTGCTGTTCCAAAAATTCATCCATAGGTTGGTTGACCAACTTTTCAATTAGCTTATGTAAAAGGTACATGCCTACATCTGAATACCTGTAGTTGTATTTTGTGCTTTTGGTACCGCTATACCTTAGGTTTGAAGCCACGGTCCATTTCCATACGCTATCTGGAAGGGACTTATTGCCATAAATCCCATTTGCTATTTCCAGAGGGTATTGCTCGCTTTTTTGATGACTGTAATACTCGGGCTTCCAATTACTTCCCTCTAAGGTGTTACTGAAATGGGGGATATAGGGTGTAAGCCCCGCTTCATGGGTCAGGATATTCCGTATTGTAATGTCTCCCTTATTGGTGCCTTCCAATTCAGGCAAGTGTATTTTTAGCTGGTCATCCAAGTTAATCATTTCTCTGCTGTTCAAGAACATGATCGCTTGTGTCGTAGCCATTACCTTTGTAAGCGAAGCCAGGTCGTAAAGTGTTTTGTCAGTTACAGCTTGTTGGTGGGTATAGTCGTAATGACCATAGGTCTTTTCGAACACTACCGAGCCATTTTTTGCAATAAGGATAGACCCTCCTGGTGTAGCCTTGCGAGCAATGGCATTCTCCATTAATCTATCAATTTTCATCAACTCTCTGCTGTCCATTCCCTGGGCCTCAGGGGTGGAATAAGCCAGTCTATGTAAGGTTTTTGTCTTTACCCCTTGACCACCTTCTTCCCAGGACGCTTGCAGGCTGATGGGGAGTTTTCCCGTGCCTTCCCTACCTCCAAAAATAACTTGCGGGGCTAATTGCTCAGTGAATTCATTTCTTTCATAGGCCATAACCAAATTGCCTAGGTCTTTAAACCTATTGGCGGAATATGCATTTCCAAAAACAACAGTGATGACATTATGGTTTTTTTGCAATCGATTGATAAAAGCTATTTCATCATTATTTAATCCAAAATTCCTTCGTGAATTATTGGTCATGCCCATTACTCCCACTACGATGGTACTGAATTCTTCCAGGTTTTTTTCCATTGCCTGGAAGTTGTTCTGATTGCTATTGGCCCTTAATGTAAAGTGTTTGAATTCGGCGTATTTGCTTAGGTATTTTTTGAATGTTTCCCCTTTATTTCCTAAAGTGAGGGAAGCCATTTTTTCAAGATCCAGGTGCTTTACAGGTATCAAATCATTTTCATTGTTCACCACAGTTAAGGAGGAGGCGTACAATTGTTCAATAAGTGCTTTAGTCCCAAAGTTGGAAATTCGCTCAACCAACTTATGGGTATCTACTTTTTGTTGCTTGTGAAGGCCTGCCCAGTATTTGGCATTCAGGATTTTTCTAACCCTTTGGTCGATTTCTTCCTGACTGATTCTTCCATCTGCTACAGCCTGTAAAATAAGTGTTTTGGATTTGGGTACATCTTCTGCGTACAATAAAACGTCATTGCCTGCAAGTAAAGCCATAAGTTCCACTTCACCCGGTTTGTATAGACTACTGACTCCTTTCATGTTAAGGGCATCAGTAAAAATTAGTCCCTTGAAGTTCATTTCTTCCTTGAGAAGCTGGGTGACTACCTTTGGAGACAGGGTGGTGGGGAGATTGGCTTCGCTTCCTAAGCTTGGAATATGCAGGTGGGCAACCATGATACTCATCAATCCTTCATCAATCATCTCTCTGTAGGGATACAAGTCCACATCCACTATTCTGGCCTTGCTGTTGTTGATGACGGGTGTGGTATAGTGAGAATCTGAATTGGTGTCACCGTGTCCGGGAAAATGTTTGGCATTAGCCAAGATGCCATTGTCCTGCATTCCGCGCATGTATGCAAGAGATTTGTTACTGACCAATTCTTTCCTTTCCCCAAAGGAGCGGTAACCTATCACTGGGTTGGCCGGGTTGGAGTTTACATCTACTACTGGGGCAAAATTAATGTGCATACCAATTTCTTTAAACTGCCTGGCAATTTCTTTCCCCATTTGATAGACCAGGGCGTCATTTTTGGCCGCCCCAAGGGTCATTTGTTTTGGGAAGTTTAGCACACTATCAAGGCGCATGCCTATACCCCATTCTGCATCCATTGCGATGAAGAGCGGGGTTTTGGAGATCTCCTGGTAATAGTTGGTTAGATTGGCTTGCCTTACAGGTCCTCCCTGAAAGAAAATTAGACCTCCAAGGTTCTCCTCTTCGATTAATTTTGAGATGTTATTGACATGTACCTGTCCTTTGTTTGAATAGGCGGCTACCATAAAAAGTTGTCCAAGTCTTTCTTCGAAGGTAAGGCTGTTGAAGACGCTGTCTACCCAATTGCTTTGAGCAATTGAATTTTCGCTAACCAAGGGATCCCTTGGTTCAGAGACATCGTGACCTGACACCAATCCTATCAAAAGAAGGCAACAGAAAAACATTGCGTAAACTTTTTGCCACATGGGGGTGTTAAAATTTTATTGGTAATAATTTAAGAATAACTTTGTGTAAATCACACGGCGTTTGATTCAAACTTACATAAAATCCCTACTTCTACCTATGTAAAAGTGATGAATAGAATAAATTTTATTCAAAACACAGTAAGGCAGTTGAGGGTTCAGTTGGTTTTGTTGGGGAATATTGTCACCAATGGGAAACCAAAAGACTTGTTTTTTGAATCTAAAAATTGTTAAGCAATTAAAAATCAGGCAAAATGAATTTTCCATCCATATTTAGAGTAAATCGGCCAAGTAGGTTTAACATCAACCCTAGACATTACGATCCCGTAAAGGAAGAGATAGCAAGCAGGACGGAAATGATCAAAAAGGATCTGGAAAGTAAGGGAGTGCTTACTCCCGAAGAGGAAGCGCTACTTGAGAGAAGGATGTCGGGAAAAGGATCTACCATCCGAGGAGCATTTACCAGCGGTAGCCCAATTAAAAAGCA
Protein-coding sequences here:
- a CDS encoding glycoside hydrolase family 3 N-terminal domain-containing protein, with the protein product MWQKVYAMFFCCLLLIGLVSGHDVSEPRDPLVSENSIAQSNWVDSVFNSLTFEERLGQLFMVAAYSNKGQVHVNNISKLIEEENLGGLIFFQGGPVRQANLTNYYQEISKTPLFIAMDAEWGIGMRLDSVLNFPKQMTLGAAKNDALVYQMGKEIARQFKEIGMHINFAPVVDVNSNPANPVIGYRSFGERKELVSNKSLAYMRGMQDNGILANAKHFPGHGDTNSDSHYTTPVINNSKARIVDVDLYPYREMIDEGLMSIMVAHLHIPSLGSEANLPTTLSPKVVTQLLKEEMNFKGLIFTDALNMKGVSSLYKPGEVELMALLAGNDVLLYAEDVPKSKTLILQAVADGRISQEEIDQRVRKILNAKYWAGLHKQQKVDTHKLVERISNFGTKALIEQLYASSLTVVNNENDLIPVKHLDLEKMASLTLGNKGETFKKYLSKYAEFKHFTLRANSNQNNFQAMEKNLEEFSTIVVGVMGMTNNSRRNFGLNNDEIAFINRLQKNHNVITVVFGNAYSANRFKDLGNLVMAYERNEFTEQLAPQVIFGGREGTGKLPISLQASWEEGGQGVKTKTLHRLAYSTPEAQGMDSRELMKIDRLMENAIARKATPGGSILIAKNGSVVFEKTYGHYDYTHQQAVTDKTLYDLASLTKVMATTQAIMFLNSREMINLDDQLKIHLPELEGTNKGDITIRNILTHEAGLTPYIPHFSNTLEGSNWKPEYYSHQKSEQYPLEIANGIYGNKSLPDSVWKWTVASNLRYSGTKSTKYNYRYSDVGMYLLHKLIEKLVNQPMDEFLEQQFYAPLGMYQFGYLPLKRFKSDQIAPTELDNLFRKTLVQGYVHDPGAALYGGVAGHAGLFGNANDLAKMMQMMLQNGKYGLEEPIDQATIEKFTSKQSFQSRRGLGWDKPDPKKDKGPTGNLASPSTFGHTGFTGTAAWADPEQQLIYIFLSNRVHPNAGNNQLLRDNVRSDIQDIIYQSIENRFLLADK